From Rhinoraja longicauda isolate Sanriku21f chromosome 24, sRhiLon1.1, whole genome shotgun sequence, one genomic window encodes:
- the LOC144605590 gene encoding CMRF35-like molecule 5, which yields MGSASKMMLVPILLICFLPVSGAPRAKKYVSGVVGKNITIDCHYEAWYHSHTKYWCQGWTHQCTVVVETNGQHRRNGRVSITDNPTQRIFTVTVEDLHSGDTGWYRCGITAPGKDRMFNVYLQVSDEPNSPSGTEPMMTTPLTSAEKRSNDSQNGTTRCNCTECYMLWKVGRWLYFTLLGMCSISVSLYTSIRK from the exons ATGGGGTCTGCATCTAAAATGATGTTGGTGCCAATTCTTCTCATTTGTTTCTTGCCTG TTTCAGGTGCACCGCGGGCAAAGAAATATGTAAGTGGAGTTGTGGGAAAAAATATCACAATCGATTGTCACTATGAAGCATGGTACCATtcacacacaaaatactggtgtcaAGGGTGGACTCACCAGTGTACAGTTGTAGTGGAAACAAATGGGCAACACAGACGGAATGGACGAGTATCAATCACAGATAACCCGACACAAAGAATATTTACTGTGACTGTGGAGGATCTTCACTCTGGAGATACAGGATGGTACCGTTGTGGAATTACTGCACCTGGCAAGGATCGAATGTTTAACGTTTATCTCCAAGTATCTGACG AACCTAATAGCCCTTCTGGGACTGAACCAATGATGACTACACCTTTGACAAGTGCAGAAAAAAGATCCAATGATAGTCAAAATGGCACCACCCGATGCAATTGCACTGAATG TTACATGTTATGGAAGGTAGGACGCTGGCTGTACTTCACTCTGCTTGGGATGTGCAGTATCTCAGTCTCATTGTACACAAGTATAAGGAAG TGA